Proteins from one Pelorhabdus rhamnosifermentans genomic window:
- the gmhB gene encoding D-glycero-beta-D-manno-heptose 1,7-bisphosphate 7-phosphatase yields MLKRAIFLDRDGVINIDRGYVHRKEDFCWVDGAIETVRQFNELDYLVFVVTNQGGIARAFYTEQDVLDLHNWLQSELNKQGAHIDQFYYCPHHVEGSVPEHSHVCSCRKPEPGMILAAAQEWPVDLNRSVMIGDKPSDMEAAKRAGVTGYLFCGGNLFEFCREKVWNS; encoded by the coding sequence ATGCTAAAACGGGCCATTTTTTTAGACCGTGATGGCGTGATCAACATCGACAGGGGTTATGTTCATAGGAAAGAAGATTTCTGTTGGGTTGATGGTGCTATTGAGACGGTCCGTCAGTTTAATGAATTGGATTATCTGGTTTTTGTTGTAACCAATCAAGGCGGAATTGCACGGGCCTTCTATACGGAGCAGGATGTGCTTGACTTGCATAACTGGCTTCAAAGTGAACTCAACAAGCAAGGAGCACACATTGATCAATTTTATTACTGTCCTCATCATGTAGAGGGTAGTGTGCCGGAACATAGCCATGTGTGTAGCTGCCGCAAACCTGAGCCAGGGATGATTCTCGCAGCGGCTCAGGAATGGCCGGTGGATCTCAATCGATCGGTCATGATTGGTGACAAGCCTTCAGATATGGAAGCAGCCAAACGGGCTGGAGTCACTGGTTATTTGTTTTGTGGCGGCAATCTGTTTGAGTTTTGCCGAGAAAAAGTGTGGAATTCCTAA